A stretch of the uncultured Desulfobacter sp. genome encodes the following:
- the gltA gene encoding NADPH-dependent glutamate synthase gives MADKKVKVDRVVMPEQDPDVRRRNFEEVPLGLSEEMAITEAKRCIQCKKPACMSGCPVSVAIPEFIKFIADGDFSAAARKLWERNALPAVCGRVCPQEEQCEGQCILGKKGKPVAIGYLERFAADWERKNGTGEVPAVAEKTGKKVAVIGSGPSGLTVAGDLLVKGHDVTIFEAFHKPGGVLVYGIPEFRLPKEIVAAEVATLEKMGANIECNTVIGATVTIDELFAEGYDAAYIGVGAGLPRFMNLPGENLIGIYSANEYLTRTNLMKGYLFPQYDTPIARGKNVVVLGAGNVAMDSARTAMRLGADSVKVVYRRSRDEMPARNEELHHAEEEKIEFVLLTNPTKFYGDEDGRLTGMECVKMELGEPDASGRRRPVVIEGSEFNIDCDLVVVSVGSNANPLLTNSTPNLNLNKWGNIIADPVTGKTSRKAVWAGGDIVTGAATVILAMGAGRAAANSMHDYLTIGW, from the coding sequence ATGGCTGATAAAAAAGTGAAAGTTGACCGGGTAGTGATGCCTGAACAAGATCCGGATGTCCGGCGCAGAAATTTTGAGGAAGTGCCGTTAGGACTTTCTGAAGAGATGGCAATAACTGAAGCAAAACGCTGTATTCAATGTAAGAAACCCGCCTGTATGAGTGGATGTCCGGTTTCCGTAGCCATCCCTGAGTTTATCAAATTTATAGCTGATGGTGATTTTAGCGCCGCTGCCAGAAAACTGTGGGAACGAAATGCCCTTCCCGCGGTCTGCGGCAGGGTATGCCCCCAGGAAGAACAATGCGAAGGCCAATGCATTCTAGGCAAAAAAGGGAAACCTGTTGCCATTGGATATTTGGAACGCTTTGCGGCGGATTGGGAGCGTAAAAACGGCACAGGTGAAGTACCTGCTGTGGCGGAAAAAACCGGCAAAAAAGTGGCGGTTATCGGTTCCGGCCCCTCCGGCCTGACCGTTGCAGGCGACCTTCTAGTCAAAGGACACGATGTCACCATCTTTGAAGCCTTTCACAAACCCGGCGGGGTTTTGGTATACGGTATTCCCGAATTCCGGCTGCCCAAAGAAATAGTTGCCGCCGAAGTGGCCACTTTAGAAAAGATGGGTGCAAACATTGAATGTAACACCGTCATTGGTGCCACCGTCACCATTGACGAACTATTTGCCGAAGGCTATGACGCCGCATATATCGGCGTGGGTGCAGGGCTTCCCAGATTCATGAACCTGCCGGGCGAAAACCTCATCGGTATTTATTCCGCCAATGAATACCTGACCCGGACCAACTTAATGAAAGGATATTTGTTCCCACAATACGATACACCCATTGCCCGGGGCAAAAATGTCGTTGTGCTTGGCGCCGGCAACGTGGCTATGGACTCTGCCAGAACCGCCATGCGTTTAGGTGCAGATTCCGTCAAGGTTGTCTACAGACGTTCCAGGGATGAAATGCCTGCAAGAAACGAAGAACTGCACCATGCAGAAGAGGAAAAAATTGAATTTGTCCTGCTGACAAATCCCACCAAGTTCTATGGTGATGAAGACGGTAGATTGACCGGCATGGAGTGCGTCAAAATGGAACTGGGCGAGCCTGATGCTTCCGGTCGCCGGCGGCCTGTGGTCATAGAAGGCAGCGAGTTCAACATTGACTGCGATCTGGTTGTTGTGTCTGTGGGATCCAACGCCAATCCGCTGCTGACCAATTCCACACCCAATCTGAATCTAAACAAATGGGGAAATATCATCGCAGACCCCGTCACCGGGAAAACATCCAGAAAAGCGGTCTGGGCTGGTGGTGACATCGTGACCGGTGCTGCCACGGTTATCCTTGCCATGGGTGCAGGACGTGCTGCAGCCAACTCCATGCACGATTATCTGACCATTGGCTGGTAA
- a CDS encoding sulfide/dihydroorotate dehydrogenase-like FAD/NAD-binding protein — protein MAKIVHREEMAQGTIILNEIDAPRISRKAKPGQFVILQADETGERVPLTMADTNPEKGTITIIYMVVGKSTARFKDLKVGEEYYALIGPLGAPTHIEKLGKVVCVGGGTGIAVLHPIARALKEAGNEVTAILGSRTYDLLILEDKMRQASDTLHICTDDGSKGHHGFVTDILKETIEKEDIALVVAIGPIPMMKFCSMITKDKGVKTMVSLNPIMVDGTGMCGGCRVSIGGKTKFACVDGPEFDGHQVDFDGLAKRLASYTEVEKQSLDAFNQCQCNTK, from the coding sequence ATGGCAAAAATAGTGCATCGTGAGGAAATGGCCCAAGGGACCATTATCCTCAACGAAATAGACGCGCCCCGCATATCCAGAAAGGCCAAACCCGGCCAGTTTGTCATTCTGCAGGCAGACGAGACCGGCGAGCGTGTCCCGTTGACCATGGCAGACACAAATCCTGAAAAAGGAACAATCACAATCATTTACATGGTTGTCGGCAAATCCACTGCCCGGTTCAAGGATCTTAAGGTTGGTGAAGAGTATTATGCACTTATTGGTCCTTTGGGCGCGCCCACACATATTGAAAAGTTAGGAAAAGTCGTCTGCGTTGGCGGCGGAACCGGCATTGCCGTACTACACCCCATCGCACGGGCACTTAAGGAAGCAGGTAATGAAGTTACCGCTATCTTGGGTTCCAGAACTTACGATTTGCTCATCCTGGAAGACAAGATGCGCCAAGCGTCCGACACCCTCCATATCTGCACCGATGACGGTTCCAAGGGGCACCACGGCTTTGTTACGGATATACTTAAAGAGACCATTGAAAAAGAGGATATTGCCCTTGTTGTGGCCATCGGCCCTATTCCCATGATGAAATTTTGCAGCATGATCACCAAAGACAAAGGTGTCAAGACCATGGTCAGCTTGAATCCCATCATGGTGGACGGCACAGGCATGTGCGGCGGATGCCGGGTATCCATCGGCGGAAAGACGAAATTCGCCTGTGTTGACGGCCCTGAATTTGACGGTCACCAGGTTGATTTTGATGGACTTGCCAAACGGCTTGCATCTTACACTGAAGTTGAAAAACAGTCCTTGGATGCTTTTAACCAATGTCAATGCAATACAAAATAA
- a CDS encoding phosphoenolpyruvate carboxykinase (GTP) — MDPLQTLGKITSPTQALNLFASQLDSTQSAKIAKIKHPDVLVRIANAIALCRPSNVFINTGSDEDKETIRKIAIEKGEESALAMDGHTIHFDLAGEQGRIVDRTYYIAEPQDLVSSLANRMPPEEAAKQIENNMAGIMEDLTMIVGFYMRGPVGSPAANPALELTSSAYISHSAELLYRNAYNDFDREVEQKGYFFTNVHSEGLNRTEDLPQARVFMDRKYQTTYAWKCTYAGNTLLLKKGNHRFAVDKAVYQDRGRELSEHMFITGINGPGGRTTWCAGAAPSGCGKTTTAMAGNVFIGDDLAQMWIAEDGSIRTINPENGIFGIVEGINHEGDPLLMKVLRQAGCEVIWSNVLMDENLKPHWVGNMEPSPKKGINFQGEWYQGKTNDKAQPIPISHPNSRCTLASDNLDNYSSQAANPEGVVTRIFTYSGRDADTMPPVWVAQNPDAGVVIGACIVSATTATEVGVSGIKRAPWANAPFIPGALGDYMDAQFKFFSNSDIKQQFKPVMAGLNYFLTHQARGGDSGKLLGEKRDVKVWLAWLERYAHNEVGYLSTPIGNLPCYKDLAVLFKSIIDKEYPRALYDMQFALYTEKIIQRIELQETAYAEEENLPKKLFEILDEQKSALLNLKEKAGNVIMPDYFENLI, encoded by the coding sequence ATGGACCCTTTACAAACCCTTGGGAAAATCACGTCTCCCACCCAGGCCCTAAATCTGTTTGCATCACAACTGGACAGCACACAATCAGCAAAAATTGCCAAGATCAAACACCCGGATGTACTGGTCCGTATTGCCAACGCCATTGCCCTTTGCAGGCCGTCAAACGTATTTATCAATACCGGATCAGACGAAGACAAGGAAACCATTCGAAAAATTGCCATTGAAAAGGGTGAGGAAAGCGCCCTTGCCATGGACGGTCACACCATTCATTTTGATTTGGCCGGTGAGCAGGGAAGAATCGTGGACCGCACCTATTACATTGCCGAACCCCAGGATTTGGTATCCAGCCTTGCCAACCGCATGCCCCCTGAAGAAGCCGCAAAGCAGATTGAAAACAATATGGCCGGGATCATGGAAGATCTGACAATGATTGTGGGGTTTTACATGAGAGGGCCTGTGGGGTCTCCGGCAGCCAATCCTGCCTTGGAACTGACGTCATCAGCCTATATATCCCACAGCGCAGAACTGCTTTACCGAAATGCTTATAATGATTTTGACCGGGAAGTTGAGCAAAAGGGATATTTTTTCACCAATGTACACTCCGAGGGGTTGAACCGTACCGAGGATCTTCCCCAGGCCCGGGTGTTCATGGACCGAAAATATCAGACCACCTATGCCTGGAAATGCACCTATGCAGGCAACACCCTGCTGCTTAAAAAGGGAAATCACAGATTTGCCGTGGACAAAGCCGTTTACCAGGACCGGGGCAGAGAGTTGTCCGAACATATGTTTATTACCGGCATCAACGGGCCCGGTGGCCGGACCACCTGGTGTGCCGGCGCAGCTCCGTCCGGATGTGGAAAAACCACGACAGCAATGGCCGGAAACGTATTTATCGGCGATGACCTGGCCCAGATGTGGATTGCCGAAGATGGGAGCATCCGCACCATAAATCCGGAAAACGGGATTTTCGGCATTGTAGAGGGGATAAACCATGAAGGGGATCCTTTGTTGATGAAAGTATTGCGGCAGGCCGGTTGCGAAGTAATCTGGTCCAATGTGCTTATGGACGAAAATCTTAAACCCCACTGGGTTGGCAATATGGAACCATCCCCCAAAAAAGGAATCAACTTCCAGGGCGAATGGTACCAGGGAAAAACCAACGATAAGGCACAGCCCATCCCCATATCCCATCCAAACTCCAGATGCACACTGGCCTCAGACAACCTGGACAACTACTCCTCCCAAGCCGCCAATCCCGAAGGGGTGGTGACGCGGATATTCACGTATTCCGGCAGAGATGCGGACACCATGCCGCCGGTGTGGGTTGCACAAAATCCAGATGCCGGTGTGGTCATCGGTGCCTGTATTGTATCTGCAACCACGGCCACAGAGGTCGGGGTCTCAGGCATTAAACGCGCCCCCTGGGCCAACGCCCCTTTCATCCCCGGCGCGTTAGGCGACTACATGGATGCACAATTCAAATTTTTCAGTAATTCGGACATTAAACAACAGTTTAAACCGGTTATGGCCGGCCTGAACTATTTTCTGACCCACCAGGCTAGGGGCGGTGATTCCGGCAAGCTTCTCGGAGAAAAACGTGATGTCAAAGTATGGCTGGCATGGCTGGAACGATACGCCCACAACGAAGTTGGATACCTGTCCACACCCATCGGCAACCTGCCCTGTTACAAGGATCTGGCAGTACTGTTCAAGTCAATTATTGATAAAGAATACCCCAGAGCCCTTTATGACATGCAGTTTGCCCTATACACGGAAAAAATCATCCAGCGCATTGAACTGCAGGAAACAGCATATGCAGAAGAAGAGAACCTTCCCAAAAAACTGTTTGAAATCCTTGATGAACAAAAATCGGCCCTGCTGAATCTGAAGGAAAAAGCAGGAAATGTTATCATGCCGGATTATTTTGAAAATTTGATTTGA
- a CDS encoding PHP domain-containing protein — MTDIFADLHNHTTASDGDFPPGDLVARAAGMGIKVIGVTDHDTLDGLESALDAGKKEGIEVFPGVEISVRFKRAFFTGTLHVLTYFSNALLSDLGFVKRFRALLAQGRGDALVRARIEKINEVFGPGGESALLSRELTFEDIAAYSDNASRRHFAMALDEKLGISDKGTITQVIGNDSPAYLPSGVDLDQVKGFLKTEPVVGVLAHPAAGSYPGEGHYKEVLPPVETVARLLPEMLDAGVKGLEVHYPGHSPEHKALLLDWAQKYDLLVTGGSDCHDEVNRPLGVIGAGEKEFMRLKQEVLCAEKKSR, encoded by the coding sequence ATGACAGATATATTTGCAGATTTGCACAATCACACCACCGCATCTGACGGGGATTTTCCCCCGGGTGATCTGGTGGCCCGGGCTGCGGGCATGGGTATCAAGGTTATCGGTGTTACGGATCATGATACTTTGGATGGACTTGAATCTGCATTGGATGCGGGGAAAAAAGAGGGGATAGAGGTTTTTCCGGGTGTTGAAATTTCCGTGCGTTTCAAGCGGGCGTTTTTCACTGGCACGTTGCATGTGCTGACCTATTTTTCAAATGCGCTTTTAAGCGATTTGGGGTTTGTTAAGCGGTTCAGAGCCCTGTTGGCCCAAGGACGCGGAGATGCTTTGGTCCGGGCAAGGATTGAGAAGATCAACGAGGTGTTCGGGCCTGGCGGTGAATCTGCTTTATTGTCAAGGGAGTTAACCTTTGAAGATATTGCTGCATACTCTGATAATGCCTCCCGCCGCCATTTTGCCATGGCTCTGGACGAAAAGTTGGGGATTTCGGACAAAGGTACCATTACCCAGGTCATCGGTAATGACAGTCCCGCTTATCTGCCTTCGGGGGTGGATCTTGATCAGGTCAAGGGATTTCTAAAAACCGAGCCTGTGGTTGGCGTGCTGGCTCACCCGGCTGCCGGTTCCTATCCTGGGGAAGGGCATTACAAGGAGGTTCTGCCTCCTGTAGAGACTGTGGCCCGTTTGCTGCCGGAGATGCTGGACGCCGGTGTCAAAGGGCTTGAGGTCCATTATCCGGGACATTCACCGGAACATAAGGCCCTACTTCTTGATTGGGCTCAAAAATATGACCTGCTTGTCACCGGTGGTTCCGACTGTCATGACGAGGTTAATCGTCCTTTGGGGGTCATCGGGGCGGGTGAAAAGGAATTTATGCGGTTAAAGCAGGAGGTTCTGTGCGCAGAAAAGAAAAGCAGATAA
- a CDS encoding pyridoxamine 5'-phosphate oxidase family protein, protein MRRKEKQIIDQDQIDAIIKQTKVCRLGLSDKGRPYVVPLHFGYDHPFLYFHGADTGRKLDILTANPQVCFEFDELIKLNKHASACNWGSSYTSVIGEGTARILVDPEEKIKGLNCIMAQYSSRTHEFDPQGLAKTAVIEVKILGMTAKQSGSSRFYNRRGPILGVDRPGRPMAV, encoded by the coding sequence GTGCGCAGAAAAGAAAAGCAGATAATTGATCAGGATCAGATTGACGCTATCATAAAACAGACGAAAGTTTGTCGATTAGGCCTGTCAGACAAAGGCCGGCCCTATGTGGTACCGTTGCATTTCGGGTATGATCATCCTTTTTTATATTTTCATGGGGCGGATACCGGCCGCAAGCTTGATATTCTTACTGCCAATCCACAGGTCTGCTTTGAGTTTGATGAACTTATAAAGCTGAATAAACATGCATCTGCCTGCAATTGGGGATCATCCTACACCAGCGTTATTGGCGAAGGAACGGCACGTATCCTTGTTGACCCGGAAGAAAAAATTAAAGGCTTGAATTGTATCATGGCCCAGTATTCTTCGCGCACCCATGAATTTGACCCGCAGGGCCTGGCCAAAACCGCCGTGATTGAGGTCAAGATCTTGGGTATGACGGCAAAGCAGTCCGGGTCGAGTCGTTTTTACAACCGCCGTGGGCCTATCCTGGGTGTTGATAGACCAGGTCGGCCCATGGCCGTTTAA
- a CDS encoding aminotransferase class III-fold pyridoxal phosphate-dependent enzyme yields MTSPVNRLGYDVETMVEHDKNSLWHHLKSHSVFKEKEQMIVVGGQGLKIYDIRGNEYLDATSGGVWSVMVGYGRESIARAVFEQLTQMPYFTGAYGSIPAIKLAAKLLDLLPRHGKIYFSNSGSEANEKAFKMVRLASRICDQRKGKYKILYRDRDYHGTTVATMSACGQFERKKGFGPFVDGFQQVPHCLCYRCPFDKTYPGCSIDCARAVEDVILKEGPDTVGALIVEPITAGGGIIPPVKEYFPMVQAICKKYRVWIIMDEVVCGFGRTGKFWGHEHYDVDPDIITMAKGLASSYEALSATAVKQEIYDIFLNDISNPGEQSNFFRDISTYGGCTAPMAAALENTRIIEEENLVENSREKGKFLLDRLKELTSLPVVGDVRGVGLFCGLEIVVDKGKKTPPSDAQMATLMGNILAEKVIVGRTNSSLPGMNTTLYFVPCLTVSAEEIDIMVSAVAKAIKKTF; encoded by the coding sequence ATGACATCACCGGTCAACCGGCTTGGGTATGACGTTGAAACCATGGTGGAACACGATAAAAACAGCCTTTGGCATCATCTGAAATCCCACAGCGTGTTTAAAGAGAAAGAACAGATGATTGTCGTGGGGGGCCAGGGGTTAAAAATTTACGACATCCGGGGCAACGAATACCTGGATGCCACCTCCGGGGGCGTTTGGAGCGTCATGGTGGGCTATGGCAGAGAATCCATTGCCCGGGCGGTCTTTGAACAGTTAACACAAATGCCCTACTTTACCGGTGCCTACGGATCCATTCCCGCCATCAAGCTTGCAGCCAAACTGTTGGACCTTCTGCCCCGCCATGGAAAAATTTACTTTTCCAACTCGGGGTCCGAAGCAAATGAAAAGGCATTTAAAATGGTGAGACTGGCCTCCCGGATTTGTGACCAGCGAAAAGGAAAATACAAAATACTTTACCGGGATAGAGACTATCACGGCACCACGGTGGCCACCATGAGCGCCTGCGGCCAGTTTGAACGAAAAAAAGGATTTGGCCCCTTTGTGGATGGATTCCAACAAGTTCCCCACTGCCTGTGTTACCGCTGCCCCTTTGACAAAACCTATCCGGGGTGCAGCATTGACTGCGCCCGGGCCGTTGAGGATGTGATTCTCAAAGAGGGGCCGGATACCGTGGGGGCATTAATTGTGGAACCGATTACAGCCGGCGGCGGCATTATCCCCCCGGTAAAAGAGTATTTCCCCATGGTCCAGGCAATCTGTAAGAAATACAGGGTCTGGATTATCATGGATGAGGTGGTATGCGGATTCGGCCGGACCGGAAAATTTTGGGGCCATGAACATTATGATGTAGATCCTGACATCATCACCATGGCCAAAGGACTGGCAAGCTCCTACGAGGCCCTTTCCGCCACCGCCGTAAAACAGGAGATCTATGACATTTTCCTCAATGACATATCCAACCCCGGAGAACAGAGCAACTTTTTCCGGGACATCAGCACCTATGGCGGCTGCACTGCCCCCATGGCTGCCGCATTGGAGAATACCCGGATCATTGAAGAAGAAAATCTGGTGGAAAACAGCCGGGAGAAAGGAAAATTTCTTCTTGACCGACTCAAAGAACTGACCTCTTTACCGGTGGTAGGCGATGTAAGAGGCGTTGGCCTTTTCTGCGGCCTGGAGATCGTTGTTGACAAAGGAAAAAAGACGCCCCCAAGTGATGCACAGATGGCAACACTTATGGGCAATATCCTTGCTGAAAAGGTGATTGTGGGCAGAACCAACAGCAGCCTGCCGGGCATGAATACAACCTTATATTTTGTTCCCTGTCTTACGGTGTCCGCAGAGGAGATCGACATAATGGTCTCGGCAGTTGCTAAAGCCATCAAAAAAACATTTTAA
- a CDS encoding CoA-acylating methylmalonate-semialdehyde dehydrogenase, whose amino-acid sequence MSLPRIKNYIDGEWVDSNSSRTGDICNPALGEKIAVVPYGTTEDVNMAVNAAKNAFEEWKETPPLSRARYLFRLKEAFEDEFEDIARVLTTEQGKAIDEARGEVRRMIENVEHATGVTTMMTGYCLEDIATGIDSSLYRQPMGVFGCIAPYNFPAMVPWWFLPYALVTGNTYVLKPSEQVPMTQNRIFEIIDDVGFPEGVVNMVNGAKEVVNAMLDHPDIEGISFVGSTPTARYIYERCGATGKRVQALGGAKNIVAVMPDANVDEGMPSLITSFFGCAGQRCLSGSILAPVGDKTFADAFIDKFVTATQAMRVGNGLDEKNAMGPVISQVHRERILAYIETGIQEGADLILDGREFMVDGYPNGFFVGPTIFDNVTADMTIAKKEIFGPVVSIVRTPTIDDVIQLINTRDFANAACIYTQNAATVRKLRVEAEPGMIGVNIGIAAPMSFFPFGGSGNSMFGDIKGHGREIFQFFTDTKVVIERYF is encoded by the coding sequence ATGAGTTTACCAAGAATCAAAAATTACATTGATGGAGAATGGGTTGATTCCAACAGCAGCCGGACCGGTGATATCTGCAACCCTGCCCTGGGTGAAAAAATCGCTGTTGTGCCGTATGGAACGACAGAAGATGTAAATATGGCCGTAAATGCGGCAAAGAACGCATTTGAGGAATGGAAAGAGACCCCGCCGCTTAGCCGGGCCAGATATCTTTTTCGTCTGAAAGAGGCGTTTGAGGATGAATTTGAGGACATTGCCCGGGTTCTTACCACGGAACAAGGTAAAGCCATTGATGAAGCCCGGGGAGAAGTGCGCCGGATGATCGAAAATGTCGAACATGCCACAGGCGTAACCACCATGATGACCGGGTATTGTCTGGAAGATATTGCCACAGGCATTGATTCTTCTCTGTACCGCCAACCCATGGGGGTTTTCGGATGTATCGCACCTTACAATTTCCCTGCCATGGTTCCCTGGTGGTTTTTGCCCTATGCCCTGGTCACCGGAAATACCTATGTGCTCAAACCCTCCGAACAGGTTCCCATGACCCAAAACCGTATCTTTGAGATCATTGATGATGTCGGATTTCCAGAAGGCGTTGTGAACATGGTGAACGGGGCAAAGGAAGTGGTCAATGCCATGCTTGACCACCCGGACATTGAAGGTATCTCTTTTGTGGGCTCTACCCCTACGGCCAGATACATTTATGAACGCTGCGGAGCCACAGGCAAGCGGGTCCAGGCTCTGGGCGGTGCCAAAAATATTGTTGCCGTCATGCCGGATGCCAATGTGGATGAAGGTATGCCCTCTTTAATCACCTCCTTTTTCGGATGTGCCGGCCAGCGTTGTCTCTCGGGTTCCATCCTGGCTCCTGTGGGTGACAAGACTTTTGCGGACGCATTCATCGACAAATTTGTCACTGCCACCCAGGCCATGCGCGTGGGTAACGGGCTGGATGAAAAAAACGCCATGGGACCTGTGATCAGCCAGGTCCACCGGGAACGCATCCTGGCATATATTGAAACAGGCATTCAGGAAGGTGCAGATCTCATTTTAGATGGCCGGGAATTTATGGTTGACGGCTATCCCAACGGCTTTTTCGTGGGCCCCACGATCTTTGACAATGTCACGGCTGATATGACCATTGCCAAAAAGGAGATCTTCGGGCCTGTGGTAAGCATTGTACGCACCCCGACCATAGACGATGTGATTCAACTGATCAATACCCGTGATTTTGCAAACGCAGCCTGTATTTACACCCAGAATGCCGCCACCGTCAGAAAACTGCGGGTTGAAGCCGAGCCCGGAATGATCGGGGTTAACATCGGCATTGCCGCCCCCATGAGTTTTTTTCCGTTTGGGGGTTCCGGCAATTCCATGTTCGGGGATATAAAAGGCCATGGTCGTGAGATTTTCCAATTTTTCACCGATACCAAAGTGGTCATTGAAAGATATTTTTAG
- a CDS encoding Lrp/AsnC family transcriptional regulator, producing MKKDRPLDRIDREIIKLLQKDGRISNTDMAKAIDVSEATVRTRLSRLINDEIIQIVAVSNPLKLGFNVVGHLRIHVEIGRIDQVAAQLKEIQALWFIVTTSGASTGIDAEFNVASMADLNELVINQVGKISGVTSVETTLTLDFVKRRYNWGTGFND from the coding sequence ATGAAAAAAGATAGGCCCCTTGATCGGATTGATCGTGAAATTATCAAGTTGCTTCAAAAAGACGGGCGAATATCCAACACGGACATGGCAAAAGCCATTGATGTTTCGGAAGCTACCGTAAGAACCCGTTTGAGCAGATTGATCAATGATGAGATTATTCAGATTGTGGCCGTCAGCAACCCCCTTAAGCTCGGGTTCAACGTGGTCGGGCACCTGAGAATTCATGTGGAAATCGGCCGGATTGATCAGGTAGCGGCGCAGCTTAAAGAGATCCAGGCATTATGGTTCATTGTTACTACCAGCGGCGCATCAACCGGCATTGATGCAGAATTTAACGTTGCGTCCATGGCCGACCTCAATGAGTTGGTGATCAATCAGGTGGGGAAAATTTCCGGCGTAACGTCTGTGGAGACCACATTGACCCTCGATTTTGTCAAAAGGCGGTATAATTGGGGTACTGGTTTCAATGATTGA